The proteins below are encoded in one region of Fretibacterium sp. OH1220_COT-178:
- a CDS encoding ABC transporter ATP-binding protein gives MPLIEVQNLTKVYATGDVELRALEGVSFSVDRGSFVCVMGPSGSGKSTMMNILGCLDVPTSGSYRLDGIDMGDRSKAELAQIRNQKLGFVFQGFNLLPRANATENVELPLLYRNVPAAKRRKAAIEALERVGLGHRLNHRPAQMSGGQQQRVAIARALVARASVILADEPTGNLDTQTSSEIMTLFSELNQEGITLVLVTHEPDIAAWGHRILHFRDGRLIADDPVPLKGHPVNEAE, from the coding sequence ATGCCCCTGATCGAGGTACAAAACCTGACCAAGGTCTATGCGACCGGAGACGTGGAGCTGCGCGCACTCGAGGGCGTCTCCTTTTCCGTCGATCGCGGCTCATTCGTCTGTGTGATGGGCCCCTCGGGATCGGGAAAATCCACTATGATGAACATCCTGGGATGCCTCGATGTGCCGACCTCAGGCAGCTATCGCTTGGACGGCATCGACATGGGAGACCGCAGCAAGGCGGAACTGGCGCAGATTCGCAACCAAAAACTGGGTTTTGTGTTTCAGGGGTTCAACCTTCTGCCCAGGGCAAACGCGACGGAAAACGTGGAGCTTCCGCTACTCTACCGGAACGTTCCCGCCGCAAAACGGCGCAAGGCCGCGATAGAGGCATTGGAACGCGTCGGACTGGGACACAGGCTCAATCATCGCCCCGCTCAGATGAGCGGGGGACAACAACAGCGCGTGGCCATTGCACGCGCTCTCGTCGCCCGGGCCTCCGTTATCCTCGCCGACGAACCGACGGGCAACCTGGATACGCAGACCAGCTCGGAGATCATGACGCTTTTCTCCGAACTCAATCAGGAGGGAATCACCCTCGTTCTGGTGACGCACGAACCGGACATCGCCGCTTGGGGGCACCGGATTCTGCATTTCCGCGACGGTCGCCTGATCGCCGACGATCCAGTCCCCCTGAAAGGGCATCCCGTCAACGA